From Haloarcula sp. CBA1127, a single genomic window includes:
- a CDS encoding electron transfer flavoprotein subunit beta/FixA family protein, producing MKILVTVKEVAAVDDEFEIDGLAIDDRYVTADLNEWDEYAVEAAVQIKEAHDDVEVVTATIGPSETDETIRQALAKGADRAIRVWDEALDDAGLLDPETKAEVLAAVAAEEDPDLVLTGVQSADDGFGATGVTLADKLDMEWGAVVNNLDLDLEAGVASVHRELEGGVEELTDIEIPAVLTIQTGINDPRYASLRGIRQAQSKELAEYSLTDIGLDAAGIESPLEQTSLYEPETEGDATVFEGSPEETAAELAELLAEKGVTS from the coding sequence ATGAAAATCCTTGTCACGGTAAAGGAGGTGGCAGCCGTCGACGACGAGTTCGAGATCGACGGACTCGCTATCGACGACCGGTACGTCACAGCCGACCTCAACGAGTGGGACGAGTACGCTGTCGAAGCGGCCGTCCAAATAAAGGAGGCTCACGACGACGTCGAGGTCGTCACCGCCACTATCGGCCCGTCCGAGACGGACGAAACGATCCGGCAAGCGTTGGCGAAGGGGGCCGACCGCGCCATCCGGGTCTGGGACGAAGCGCTCGATGACGCCGGCCTGCTAGACCCCGAGACGAAGGCAGAAGTGCTGGCCGCCGTCGCTGCCGAGGAAGACCCCGATCTGGTGCTGACCGGCGTCCAGTCCGCCGACGATGGGTTTGGGGCGACCGGTGTCACGCTGGCCGACAAGCTCGATATGGAGTGGGGCGCTGTCGTCAACAACCTCGACCTCGATCTGGAGGCAGGTGTCGCCAGCGTCCATCGGGAACTGGAAGGCGGCGTCGAGGAACTCACCGACATCGAGATCCCTGCCGTACTGACGATACAGACCGGGATCAACGACCCCCGCTACGCGAGTCTTCGAGGCATCCGGCAGGCCCAGAGCAAGGAGCTCGCGGAGTACAGCCTGACAGATATCGGTCTCGACGCGGCCGGGATTGAAAGCCCGCTGGAACAGACCTCGCTGTACGAGCCTGAAACCGAGGGCGATGCGACGGTGTTCGAGGGGAGTCCCGAGGAGACGGCAGCCGAGTTGGCTGAACTGCTCGCGGAGAAGGGGGTGACCAGCTAA
- a CDS encoding electron transfer flavoprotein subunit alpha/FixB family protein → MSVLAIAEHRRGELRPVSLEQLAAGRDLADELGSELHTAVIGGDVEAFGAELNREGVDAVHTVDIGEEFNHDVYTQVVTQLATELDPTVLLMPNSVNGLDYAPAVANRLDRPLVTDVVDIDAEDGLTATRELYGSKAETTIDVHADQAAVTIRPAEWPTIEADGDAAIEAFDATIDESAVKSTVKGFEEVGGGDIDITDADVLVSVGRGIEEEENLDIIHDLADALDATVSGSRPLIDNGWLAKDRQVGQSGKVVTPDVYIAVGISGAVQHVAGMKGSDTIVAINTDPNAPIFDIADYGIQDDLFEVVPALIEQFQ, encoded by the coding sequence ATGTCAGTCCTCGCTATCGCCGAGCACCGGCGCGGGGAGCTCCGACCGGTGAGCTTGGAACAGTTAGCAGCCGGTCGCGATCTCGCCGACGAACTCGGAAGCGAGCTACACACCGCCGTCATCGGCGGCGATGTCGAGGCGTTCGGGGCGGAGCTGAACCGCGAAGGCGTCGACGCCGTCCACACCGTCGATATCGGCGAAGAGTTCAACCACGACGTGTACACGCAGGTCGTCACCCAGCTGGCCACGGAGCTGGACCCGACCGTCCTCCTGATGCCAAACAGCGTCAACGGCCTCGATTACGCGCCAGCGGTCGCCAACCGGCTCGACCGACCACTCGTGACCGACGTGGTCGACATCGACGCCGAGGACGGCCTCACCGCTACCAGAGAGCTGTACGGCTCGAAAGCGGAGACGACAATCGACGTCCACGCCGACCAGGCGGCCGTGACCATCCGCCCGGCCGAGTGGCCGACCATCGAAGCGGACGGGGATGCTGCCATCGAGGCGTTCGACGCGACCATCGACGAGAGCGCCGTCAAGTCCACCGTGAAAGGCTTCGAAGAGGTCGGCGGTGGCGACATCGACATCACTGACGCCGACGTGCTGGTGTCCGTCGGCCGCGGGATCGAGGAGGAGGAGAACCTGGATATCATCCACGACCTCGCTGATGCGCTGGACGCGACGGTGTCGGGTTCCCGACCGCTTATCGACAACGGCTGGCTGGCGAAAGACCGTCAGGTCGGCCAGAGCGGGAAGGTCGTCACCCCAGACGTGTACATCGCCGTCGGTATCTCCGGGGCCGTCCAGCACGTCGCCGGGATGAAGGGGTCGGATACGATCGTTGCCATCAACACCGACCCGAACGCGCCGATATTCGATATCGCCGACTACGGCATCCAGGACGACCTGTTCGAGGTCGTCCCGGCACTCATCGAGCAGTTCCAGTAG
- a CDS encoding polyprenyl synthetase family protein: MEYLERRRDRVEERLEAVLDSVEPEELADEVRHVALSGGKRVRPTVTVLVCEALGGEPADAVDFAVGIELVHNASLVIDDIIDESELRRGSPAAWEAFGHGPAIIASDGLLGEAFNLFSTDERAMQTVSESMVELGEGEAMELVAEPTNEQEYMELARRKTGALFRAAAELGAIAADSDPYTVEAVGQYAERVGVAFQMRDDVLDATADAETLGKPAGTDAEMERPSLVEVTELTTEEANERARAESDAALESLSTIDAPESQSMEYLRDLAEFVVVRER, encoded by the coding sequence ATGGAGTATCTCGAGCGCCGGCGCGACCGGGTCGAGGAGCGCCTAGAGGCGGTTCTCGACAGCGTGGAGCCGGAGGAACTCGCAGACGAAGTGCGCCACGTGGCGCTTTCTGGGGGGAAGCGAGTGCGGCCGACGGTGACAGTGCTGGTGTGTGAGGCGCTGGGTGGGGAGCCGGCCGATGCCGTCGATTTCGCAGTCGGCATTGAACTCGTCCACAACGCTTCGCTAGTCATCGACGACATCATCGACGAGTCAGAACTCCGCCGGGGGTCCCCGGCCGCTTGGGAAGCCTTCGGCCACGGCCCCGCAATCATCGCCTCCGATGGCCTGCTCGGCGAAGCGTTCAATCTATTCTCGACGGACGAGCGCGCCATGCAGACCGTCTCCGAGTCGATGGTCGAACTAGGCGAGGGCGAGGCGATGGAACTGGTCGCAGAGCCCACCAACGAGCAGGAGTACATGGAACTGGCCCGCCGAAAAACCGGGGCGCTGTTCCGCGCTGCGGCAGAGCTGGGCGCGATCGCTGCCGACTCGGACCCGTACACGGTCGAGGCAGTCGGCCAGTACGCCGAACGGGTCGGCGTGGCCTTCCAGATGCGCGACGACGTGCTCGATGCGACGGCCGACGCCGAAACGCTGGGCAAGCCGGCCGGGACCGACGCGGAGATGGAACGACCGTCGTTGGTGGAAGTGACGGAGCTGACGACAGAGGAGGCAAACGAGCGAGCGCGGGCCGAGTCCGACGCCGCCCTCGAGTCGCTGTCGACCATCGACGCCCCGGAGTCCCAGTCGATGGAGTACCTACGCGACCTCGCGGAGTTCGTCGTTGTCCGCGAACGGTAA
- a CDS encoding AAA family ATPase, which translates to MTVIGIVGLPGSGKSEAANVAAEMDVPVVTMGDVIREECRDRGLDPATDHGTVAKALREENGPAAIAERSLPMIEAELESNDTVLVDGIRSDVEVEAFESAFGDTFLLVEVDAPFELRADRLDLRGRDTSAEDGGESLEDRDARELGFGMGEAMDMADLTIENTETLAAFQRTVRTLIRDGPEALDQ; encoded by the coding sequence ATGACAGTTATCGGTATCGTCGGGCTGCCGGGCAGTGGGAAAAGCGAGGCAGCGAACGTCGCCGCCGAGATGGACGTACCGGTCGTGACGATGGGCGACGTCATCCGCGAAGAGTGCCGTGACCGCGGGCTCGACCCCGCAACGGACCACGGGACAGTCGCGAAGGCGCTCCGAGAGGAGAACGGCCCCGCCGCCATCGCTGAGCGCTCGCTACCGATGATCGAGGCGGAACTCGAATCGAACGACACCGTCCTCGTCGACGGTATCCGGTCGGACGTGGAAGTCGAGGCGTTCGAGTCGGCGTTCGGCGACACGTTCCTGCTGGTCGAGGTAGACGCACCGTTTGAACTGCGGGCCGACCGACTTGACCTCCGTGGGCGGGACACCTCGGCGGAAGACGGCGGCGAATCGCTTGAGGACCGCGACGCTCGCGAACTCGGATTCGGAATGGGCGAGGCCATGGACATGGCCGACCTGACTATCGAAAATACGGAGACGCTGGCCGCGTTCCAGCGGACCGTTCGCACACTGATCCGTGACGGCCCGGAGGCACTCGACCAATGA
- a CDS encoding RNA-binding domain-containing protein, with protein MSAVYSVDVRIEAPVNDTEVTDRVADAIQNLFPEADPTHQQGALVAEVHTMDGFSELLHRREILDTARSVFFDNLEGDTFAFDVKKQAAFEGRINFAVGDPSELGDIHMNVTVTEPTAEEYIDYVAPPTEDGQPVYDDDT; from the coding sequence ATGAGCGCCGTCTACTCCGTCGACGTCCGAATCGAGGCCCCCGTCAACGACACCGAAGTAACCGACAGAGTCGCCGACGCCATCCAGAACCTCTTCCCAGAGGCTGACCCGACCCACCAGCAGGGCGCGCTCGTCGCAGAGGTACACACGATGGACGGGTTCTCCGAGCTCCTCCACCGGCGGGAAATTCTGGACACAGCCCGGTCGGTCTTCTTCGACAATCTAGAGGGTGACACCTTCGCGTTCGACGTGAAAAAGCAGGCAGCGTTCGAGGGGCGGATTAACTTCGCGGTCGGTGACCCTTCGGAACTGGGCGACATCCACATGAACGTGACCGTCACCGAACCGACGGCCGAGGAGTACATCGACTACGTCGCGCCGCCAACCGAGGACGGACAGCCGGTCTACGACGACGACACATGA
- a CDS encoding HAD family hydrolase, with protein sequence MTTTICFDLDDTVVHYPEPYKNIIQRTVEAHGIEYTDEVRAVSKEAFYTAFEALEPNPYRQSMAAVVEAVGADVDLDTLVETLRETEFASTTVPDAARDSLTALAADNQLAIVTNGIRERQVAKLDHHGLTDLFDLFVASYEVGAHKPDSAPFDRVREELPADEYVMVGNEYESDVEGARNAGFVPIHYESGDDGGPDLWDSIDALV encoded by the coding sequence ATGACGACGACCATCTGTTTCGACCTCGACGACACGGTCGTCCACTATCCGGAGCCGTACAAGAATATCATCCAGAGAACAGTCGAGGCTCACGGTATCGAGTATACGGACGAGGTCCGGGCCGTTAGCAAGGAGGCGTTCTACACGGCCTTCGAGGCGCTGGAGCCGAACCCGTACCGCCAGTCGATGGCCGCCGTCGTGGAGGCGGTCGGGGCGGACGTGGACCTCGACACGCTGGTCGAGACGCTCAGGGAAACCGAGTTCGCATCGACGACCGTCCCCGACGCAGCCCGGGACAGCCTGACCGCACTTGCCGCCGACAATCAGCTCGCGATTGTCACCAACGGTATCCGGGAGCGGCAGGTCGCAAAGCTCGACCATCACGGGCTGACCGACCTGTTCGACCTCTTTGTCGCCTCCTACGAGGTCGGTGCACACAAGCCCGACAGCGCTCCGTTCGACCGGGTCCGGGAGGAGCTTCCGGCCGACGAGTACGTGATGGTCGGCAACGAGTACGAAAGCGATGTCGAGGGCGCACGCAACGCGGGCTTCGTGCCGATTCACTACGAGTCGGGCGACGACGGCGGGCCGGACCTCTGGGATTCTATCGACGCGCTGGTATAG